A part of Chiloscyllium punctatum isolate Juve2018m chromosome 27, sChiPun1.3, whole genome shotgun sequence genomic DNA contains:
- the hdac1 gene encoding histone deacetylase 1, with translation MALAQGGGKKKVCYYYDGDVGNYYYGQGHPMKPHRIRMTHNLLLNYGLYRKMEIYRPHKASAEEMTKYHSDDYIKFLRSIRPDNMSEYSKQMQRFNVGEDCPVFDGLFEFCQLSTGGSVAGAVKLNKQQTDIAVNWAGGLHHAKKSEASGFCYVNDIVLAILELLKYHQRVLYIDIDIHHGDGVEEAFYTTDRVMTVSFHKYGEYFPGTGDLRDIGAGKGKYYAVNFPLRDGIDDESYEAIFKPIICKVMEMYQPSAIALQCGADSLSGDRLGCFNLTIKGHAKCVEFVKTFNLPLLMLGGGGYTIRNVARCWTYETSVALDSEIPNELPYNDYFEYFGPDFKLHISPSNMTNQNTNEYLEKIKQRLFENLRMLPHAPGVQMQAIPEDAVPEDSGDEEEEDADKRISIRASDKRIACDEEFSDSEDEGEGGRRNTANYKKLKRAKVEEEKEGEEKKTDGKEEEKAKDGVPEKLETKGIKVEETKPSNA, from the exons ATGGCGCTGGCCCAGGGCGGCGGCAAGAAGAAGGTCTGCTATTACTACG atg GTGATGTTGGGAATTACTACTATGGCCAGGGCCATCCAATGAAACCCCACAGAATTCGAATGACTCATAACCTGCTTCTAAACTATGGCTTGTACAGAAAAATGGAAATCTAT cgtccacataaAGCTTCAGCTGAAGAAATGACAAAGTACCACAGTGATGATTACATCAAGTTTCTGCGGTCCATCCGTCCAGACAATATGTCTGAATACAGCAAGCAGATGCAGAGAT TTAATGTGGGTGAAGACTGTCCTGTATTTGATGGGCTGTTTGAATTCTGCCAGCTTTCGACTGGAGGGTCGGTTG CTGGAGCTGTTAAATTGAACAAACAACAAACAGACATTGCTGTCAACTGGGCCGGTGGACTTCACCATGCAAAGAAATCGGAAGCATCAGGCTTTTGTTACGTGAATGATATTGTCTTGGCCATTCTCGAATTACTGAA GTATCATCAGAGAGTACTGTACATTGATATTGATATTCACCATGGTGATGGTGTTGAAGAGGCTTTTTATACAACAGACAGAGTGATGACTGTTTCATTCCATAAATACGGTGAATACTTCCCTGGCACTGGAGATCTCCGG GATATAGGTGCAGGCAAAGGCAAGTACTATGCTGTAAATTTCCCATTGAGAGATGGAATTGATGACGAATCTTATGAAGCCATATTCAAACCT aTTATATGTAAGGTGATGGAAATGTACCAGCCCAGTGCCATTGCTTTGCAATGTGGTGCTGATTCTTTGTCTGGGGATAGACTTGGCTGCTTTAACCTCACTATTAAAG GCCATGCTAAATGTGTTGAATTTGTGAAGACCTTTAATCTGCCTTTATTGATGTTGGGAGGTGGAGGATACACAATTCGTAATGTAGCTCGATGCTGGACATATGAGACTTCTGTAGCTTTGGACTCAGAGATTCCAAATG AACTGCCATACAATGATTATTTTGAGTACTTTGGACCAGATTTTAAGCTGCACATTAGTCCTTCCAATATGACAAATCAGAACACCAATGAATACCTGGAAAAGATAAA GCAGCGTTTGTTTGAAAATCTACGTATGCTGCCCCATGCACCAGGTGTTCAGATGCAAGCTATCCCAGAGGATGCAGTTCCAGAAGACAGTGGGGATGAGGAGGAGGAAGATGCAGACAAACGCATTTCAA TCCGTGCTTCAGACAAAAGAATAGCTTGTGATGAAGAGTTTTCAGATTCCGAAGATGAAGGGGAAGGAGGGCGACGAAACACTGCAAATTACAAGAAACTAAAACGTGCCAAAGTGGaagaagaaaaagagggagaggagAAAAAAACAG ATGGGAAAGAGGAAGAAAAGGCCAAAGATGGTGTTCCAGAGAAGTTAGAAACTAAAGG AATTAAGGTGGAAGAGACAAAACCAAGCAATGCATAA